A DNA window from Candidatus Peregrinibacteria bacterium contains the following coding sequences:
- the rpiB gene encoding ribose 5-phosphate isomerase B — protein sequence MHIYLGADHAGYEMKEALQAWLKETTDHSVIDLGTFSTDPVDYPVIGREVAEKVFENEGSRGILVCGSGEGMCMAANKMRNVRAALADTPERAKASREHNDANIVCLGSRFTDLETAKKIVETFLTTEFSTEERHQKRVDMIDGNVGIET from the coding sequence ATGCATATTTATCTTGGAGCGGATCACGCCGGTTATGAAATGAAAGAAGCCCTTCAGGCTTGGCTTAAAGAAACAACTGATCATTCGGTAATCGACCTTGGAACTTTTAGTACTGATCCGGTTGATTACCCGGTTATTGGTCGTGAAGTTGCAGAGAAGGTTTTTGAAAATGAAGGTTCTCGTGGAATTCTAGTATGCGGTTCAGGTGAAGGTATGTGCATGGCTGCAAACAAAATGCGTAATGTTAGGGCGGCACTTGCCGATACTCCAGAGAGAGCAAAAGCTTCTCGTGAACATAACGATGCAAATATAGTATGTCTTGGTTCACGTTTTACCGACCTTGAGACTGCCAAAAAAATTGTTGAAACATTTTTGACTACAGAATTTTCAACCGAAGAAAGGCACCAAAAAAGAGTTGATATGATAGATGGAAATGTAGGTATTGAGACGTAG